One Setaria viridis chromosome 5, Setaria_viridis_v4.0, whole genome shotgun sequence genomic region harbors:
- the LOC117858227 gene encoding NAC domain-containing protein 48, with protein sequence MSGGGQDLQLPPGFRFHPTDEELVTHYLCRRCAGLPIAVPIIAEIDLYKFDPWQLPRMALYGEKEWYFFSPRDRKYPNGSRPNRAAGTGYWKATGADKPVGTPKPLAIKKALVFYAGKAPKGEKTNWIMHEYRLADVDRSARKKNSLRLDDWVLCRIYNKKGGLEKPPVAAGDRKPALLAPASAGSPPEQKPFVAAPGGLPPAFADLAAYYDRPSDSMPRLHADSSCSEQVLSPEQQFAGCDREVQSQPKISEWERTFASDPVNPAGSLLDPVGHGGDGIGGDPLLQDILMYWGKPF encoded by the exons ATGAGCGGCGGCGGTCAGGACCTGCAGCTGCCGCCGGGGTTCCGGTTCCACCCAACGGACGAGGAGCTGGTGACGCACTACCtctgccgccgctgcgccgggCTGCCCATCGCCGTCCCCATCATCGCCGAGATCGACCTCTACAAGTTCGACCCATGGCAGCTCCCGA GGATGGCGCTGTACGGCGAGAAGGAGTGGTACTTCTTCTCCCCTCGGGACCGCAAGTACCCGAACGGGTCGAGGCCGAACCGCGCCGCCGGGACGGGGTACTGGAAGGCCACCGGCGCCGACAAGCCGGTGGGCACGCCCAAGCCCCTCGCCATCAAGAAGGCGCTCGTCTTCTACGCCGGCAAGGCGCCCAAGGGCGAGAAGACCAACTGGATCATGCACGAGTACCGCCTCGCCGACGTCGACCGCTCCGCCCGCAAGAAGAACAGCCTCAGG TTGGATGACTGGGTCCTGTGCCGCATCTACAACAAGAAGGGCGGGCTGGAGAAGCcgccggtggccgccggcgaccgcaAGCCAGCGCTGTTGGCCCCCGCGTCGGCGGGTTCCCCGCCGGAGCAGAAGCCGTTCGTGGCTGCGCCGGGCGGTCTCCCCCCGGCGTTCGCGGACCTGGCGGCGTACTACGACCGGCCGTCGGACTCGATGCCGCGGCTGCACGCGGACTCGAGCTGCTCGGAGCAGGTGCTGTCGCCGGAGCAGCAGTTCGCGGGGTGCGACCGGGAGGTGCAGAGCCAGCCCAAGATCAGCGAGTGGGAGCGCACCTTCGCCTCCGACCCCGTGAACCCGGCCGGCTCATTGCTCGACCCCgtcggccacggcggcgacggcatcgGCGGCGACCCGCTGCTGCAGGACATCCTCATGTACTGGGGCAAGCCGTTCTAG
- the LOC117855323 gene encoding U-box domain-containing protein 4, giving the protein MGESVPMSIINSISNFRALFSSNAVETELVKRYGRKIDEILDLLKMVIDGVLTQVTPDDKLLDVLEELDVTINEALKLVGSWDWMMSKIYFATQVESLITKMQKYVLEVCQALNSLMLPSETNCISVYLEKAKQFHCDKMTAVVGEASRDLVGKSMPKSEQLKNIQVSLSLSTNQELLMEAVALSKIRMRVSADDSAELDGVNDISKLVNYMLDKHVEEKQMHSINGVPIPADFCCPLSLELMSDPVIVASGQTYERVFIKKWLDLGYNVCPKTRQTLGHTNLIPNYTVKQLIENWSEIHGIVLPDPVKLLSLSFPVFLNLTNDSTSDRSRLSDNSPRSNMCGSPEHKISSEDSRYHNLTHDDSDSDDQISKASSFEDTDDSESDALRLQSAATEANKSICNETIDGCEALKQLRKDSLHVSDVEQHLPRSSSSSDIDTGTSSSSNHLEAVAKHKEEQVSSNSSASETARNDQMVTSSMVEPNRLPRFGGIRSRSQLVWRQLSDKAVPADSRSDSPGVDVQVRRLIEDLKNESTELQRSAIGELLILSRHSMENRIAIANHGAIPFLVSLLYSADPSTQESAVTVLLNLSINDNNKIAIACANAIEPLIHVLETGNPEAKANSAATLFSLSVNEENKAKIGRSGAIKPLVDLLEDGNAQGKKDAATALFNLSIFHENKARIIEAGAVKPLVELMDPAAGMVDKAVSVLSILATVQEGRDGIAQAGGIPVLVEVVELGSARAKENAAAALLQLCTNNSKFCSLVLQEGAMPPLVALSQSGTARAREKAQVLLSFFRNQRQVGKVIRR; this is encoded by the exons ATGGGGGAGTCAGTGCCAATGTCAATTATCAACAGTATTTCAAACTTCCGTGCCCTGTTTTCTAGCAACGCTGTTGAAACTGAGCTAGTTAAGAGGTATGGAAGGAAGATTGATGAAATCCTGGATCTTCTGAAGATGGTCATCGATGGAGTTTTAACCCAGGTCACTCCAGATGATAAACTACTGGATGTGCTTGAGGAACTAGATGTTACCATCAACGAGGCACTAAAGCTAGTTGGAAGCTGGGATTGGATGATGAGCAAAATTTACTTT GCCACACAGGTGGAGTCCCTTATTACCAAGATGCAAAAATATGTTCTTGAAGTGTGCCAAGCTCTCAATTCTCTCATGTTACCATCAGAAACAAATTGTATTTCAGTGTACTTGGAG AAAGCAAAGCAATTTCACTGTGACAAAATGACAGCTGTTGTTGGGGAGGCTTCCAGGGATCTTGTAGGGAAAAGTATGCCAAAGTCAGAGCAATTGAAAAATATCCAAGTATCATTGAGCTTATCCACAAATCAAGAATTGCTGATGGAGGCTGTTGCTCTGTCCAAGATTAGAATGAGAGTTAGCGCTGATGATAGTGCAGAACTGGATGGTGTCAACGATATCTCTAAATTAGTCAACTATATGCTTGATAAACATGTGGAAGAAAAGCAGATGCACAGCATTAATGGAGTACCCATTCCTGCTGATTTTTGTTGCCCCCTTTCCCTTGAACTAATGTCAGATCCAGTGATTGTGGCATCTGGTCAAACATATGAACGGGTTTTCATCAAAAAATGGCTTGACTTGGGCTACAATGTCTGCCCAAAGACACGTCAAACATTGGGGCACACCAATTTGATTCCTAATTACACTGTCAAACAGTTGATAGAAAATTGGTCTGAGATACATGGCATAGTGCTACCAGATCCTGTGAAACTCTTGAGTTTGAGCTTTCCTGTTTTCCTGAACCTGACAAATGATAGTACAAGCGATAGATCTCGTCTCTCTGATAACTCTCCAAGGTCAAACATGTGTGGTTCACCAGAACATAAGATTTCCTCAGAGGATAGTCGTTATCATAATTTGACACATGACGATTCTGACTCAGATGACCAAATCTCCAAGGCGTCATCTTTTGAAGACACAGATGATTCTGAATCTGATGCTTTGAGGTTACAGTCGGCAGCTACTgaagcaaacaaatcaatatgCAATGAGACAATTGATGGTTGTGAAGCCCTTAAGCAGTTGAGAAAGGATAGTCTCCATGTTTCTGATGTTGAGCAGCATCTCCCACGCAGTAGTAGCAGCAGTGATATCGACACAGGTACTTCTTCGAGCAGCAACCATCTTGAAGCTGTCGCGAAGCATAAGGAGGAACAGGTCTCAAGTAACAGCAGTGCATCAGAAACTGCTAGAAATGATCAAATGGTCACAAGCTCAATGGTAGAACCGAATCGCCTGCCAAGGTTTGGTGGTATTCGTTCTAGAAGTCAATTAGTCTGGCGTCAACTATCAGATAAAGCTGTTCCAGCGGATTCAAGATCCGATTCTCCCGGTGTCGATGTTCAAGTTCGTAGACTTATTGAGGACCTGAAAAATGAGTCTACTGAGCTCCAAAGATCAGCAATAGGAGAGCTGCTGATTCTTTCTAGGCACAGCATGGAGAATAGAATTGCCATTGCAAACCACGGTGCTATACCCTTCTTGGTGAGTCTTCTTTATTCTGCAGATCCCAGCACGCAAGAAAGTGCTGTAACGGTACTCCTGAACTTGTCAATTAATGACAACAACAAGATCGCCATCGCATGTGCCAACGCCATCGAGCCTCTCATCCACGTTCTTGAGACGGGTAACCCAGAAGCAAAAGCAAACTCAGCTGCTACTCTCTTCAGCCTTTCAGTAAATGAAGAAAACAAGGCCAAAATTGGACGCTCCGGCGCAATTAAACCACTAGTAGACTTGCTAGAAGATGGGAATGCACAGGGGAAGAAGGATGCAGCAACGGCTCTCTTCAACCTATCGATATTTCACGAGAACAAGGCCCGAATCATTGAGGCCGGGGCTGTAAAGCCCCTGGTGGAGCTCATGGACCCTGCAGCAGGGATGGTTGACAAGGCTGTCTCCGTCCTTTCAATCCTTGCCACGGTGCAGGAGGGGAGGGATGGCATCGCTCAGGCTGGTGGTATTCCCGTGCTGGTTGAGGTGGTCGAGCTGGGCTCAGCAAGGGCGAAGGAGAATGCTGCCGCTGCCCTGCTGCAGCTCTGCACCAACAACAGCAAGTTCTGCAGCCTGGTGCTCCAGGAAGGCGCCATGCCGCCTTTGGTGGCGTTGTCGCAATCAGGCACGGCCCGTGCAAGAGAGAAG GCACAGGTTCTTCTGAGCTTTTTTCGCAACCAACGCCAAGTTGGCAAGGTCATTAGACGCTAG